aaaacaaaacaatctatgCAGGGTAATAAttagtttgactttcttctcgtatgtcaaagttgcaaagttttgcctattgtcatttcttgtcaatttttcattaggctcttccgtttttgtctggtcgattttgagggtacccttacttgagcggcggtcacgttatccttgtaaaagaaatatttaatccaaaaggcgatcctggaggttaagtgaacggtcttaactggcatatacagttttaatgaaatgacacggggattaatgctttaatttgggtttgaagttagttgcaataatgttttggccaagtttagtatGAAAGCAAACCTTCATTTTCTAACTAATCCAAACGCTACCCTGTAACAGTGACACAAAGAGTCAGCAAACCTAGATGGCTAAACTATAGCCCTTAACGGGCAATTCCAAGGAATACCCTGTATCATAAATACAGTACAACAGCAAAATAAGATTGGCAGTATCCTTCACCGGTAAATCCAAGGAACTCCCTGTATTATGAATATATAAGACAACAATAAAATAGGATTCCAAACTACACCGGCAAATCTAAGGAATGCACGCATTATGCATATAATACAACAGCAAAAAAAGATGGTCAAACCAGTCCTTTATGGGCACGTTTAAGGTATTCCTGTATCATCAGTATAATACAACAGCAAAACTAGATGGTCAAGCAGGTCACCCACGGGTAAGTCCAAGAAATTCCATGtaacataaataaaatacaacagCAAAGTAAGATTGTCAAACTATAGTCCTTCAACAGTAAATCCAAGGAATTCCCTTTATCATAAATGATGTTATAATACAACAGCAAAACTAGATTGCCAAACCAGTCCTTTCCAGTCAAATCCAAAACGTTCACGGTGCCACGAATATATTACAGCAGCAAAGCTAGTCCTCTACAACCGTGTCAGGTAAGTTCAGTGTGTCATGATCCCAAGCAGGGCATCTCAGTCACTGTCCTCAAGCAGTGGAGGGGGCGGGGCGTTGAAGTCGATCTGGGCGTAGTCGGTGGAGGGTAGATCCTTGATGACCGATGTACGGGGCTTGACCCCGCTGAAGTCCAGCTGTCCGTACAGACATCCCTCCGCGTTGGGCACCCTGGCATCAATAATGATCTCTCCTCGGTCTTCATCAGTCATCCGTGTTAGGCCGTTAGCAGCTACTGCGCTGTCGTCCGCTTTCGATGTATCGACGTTTGTGTCGGATGTGGCAGAATGGATCCTTGGTGTGCCAACGTTCTTCGTCAAGGATTTTCCGGCAGTAATTCTCGGAGTTCCAACTTCGGTCTCATGTTCTTGCTTGAGGGGCAGAGGCTGAGCGTTATTCGTCCTGGATTTGCGACTTCTAGCGACATCTTCTTTTCCGGCAGGTCTGAGCAAAGGTTCTTCAAAGGTGGGCGCAGAAGATCCTGAGCTGTGGTTCCTTGCATTGGAAGTTATCTGCGGTAAAAGCAAAACGAACATAAGTAAAGTAAGCAAACGTTACGAATCAAAATCGAACTTGAACTACATCTACTACTTctccaaatctctctctctctctctctctctctctctctctctctctctctctctctctctctctctctctctctctctctctctctctctctctctctctctctctcttttcagtaACTGATTATATAAAATCCTACTTTCGGAAATAAAGAAACTTGTGATTTACTacctctttttttattttttttaacatcacaATCTCTCATcaatttgtcaaaaacaaaaaccatgccTTTTCAGGCACAAGCGGATGGAAATCGCTGTGATCATGATAAGTATAGATAGTGCATATCTGGTGATCATGTTCGAATTCGTGTTTGACAGCGGTATTTAATACGACATAGTTACTACCTCAGTTCAGTGTCTTCACAGGTTGATATGAAATTCTTGACACTCTCTTTTCTCCTGTTTCCTATCCATCTTGCATTCTTATTTACTTCATATCTACATGTAGTATATATAACCGCCACGgttggcttagtggtaaggcgtccgccccgtgatcggcaggccgtgggttcgaaccccgcccgggtcatacctaagactttaaaattggcagtctagtggctgctccgcctggcgtctggcattatggtgtTAGTGCTAggatgctaggactggttggtccggtgtcagaataatgtgactgggtgagtcaagcctgtgctgcgacttctgttttgtgtgtggcgcacgttatgtcaaagcagcgccGCCCTGAtaatggcccttcgtggtcggctgggcgttaagcaaacaaacaaacaaacaaacaaacatgtagtATAGCAGCTAGTCTCCCAGCCGGTAACTTGTTAGCATTAACACTTCGCAAACAGCACTGGTTTTTCCATTGCTCATTTTTTTCTTCCTCTGTGTATTCTTGATTTAAATGATATCAATATTATGTTGTTCAAGAAgatttcaattcatattttatTAATCCCACCCCAACATGAAATGATAGGTATgattatgtgagcacttacttTAAGTTTCCAatttgttgtgctcctttacaAGCATGTTGCTGTATGTTCATGTGAGTGCATATATGAATGCAATTTTATTCAGAAAAAATGCACCGGTTTAATGTAATAAGGATGTCTTTGCATCATTAAATGTTATACCATAATTATATTAAATCCCCATTTTGCTTGTTCGACAACTAATTTGCGAGCATCAAATAACTGCATAAGGTAAGCTGGGAGAAGAGTCGTTGTCGATACTTGTCCTTGTAAAGCAAAATTCTACATCAATTCAGTTTGCATTCTTGCTTTAAAACCACAAtgcaaagagcaaacaacaaaTAAGGCGCAGACTACTGCTGTGGCCAGGTTTGGTTGTTGAGTTTATATTGAGTTGCGCCCCTTCTTTTCtgagaaaatgaaatgaaaacaggGAAGTACGTTATACTGCGCAGTAAGTTtaggtagttgtgtgtgtgtgtgtgtgtgtgtgtgtgtgtgtgagagagagagagagagagagagagagagagagagagagagatagtgtgtgtgtgtgtgtgtgtgtgtgtgtatgtgtgtgtgtgtgtgcgtacctgcgtgcgtgtgtgtgtgtgtatgtgcgtgtgtgtgtacgtgtgtgtgtgtgtgtgtgtaggtctACGAAcgcgtgcgcgtgcgcgcgtgcttACAGATAATTTCCTTGATCAGTGTTATGTTGATATTTAACTATGGCTGTGTACACTAACTTTTCAGTAGCAGGTGTCATATTCATGTCTCTAAAAGGCAACCAACCATGCGAAAGGTCATGGCTAAAACCTGTAGGCTACTCTAACTTTCATTTCATAACGTAATAATAACCAAGCTGGTCGCAGTGCCTTTATGCTTCCTTTGAGCATTGACAAGAAgtaatcgttttataaaaacaaatatatggcaggggcggatctgggttttgaaaggggggggtgcaaagttttttgtgttttttttgttgtatcttatcagcgaaggcgcgaagcgccgaaccgatggcgcgaagcgccgagcatgctaggggggtccgggggcatgcccccccggaattttttttaaaaaggaagcaaaattgtgcaatctggtgcaatctgagcgtgtaaagtgctattttcaggtgatacatttttcttcttttttttgtgttttgttttgtttgtcccgctggggggggggggggggtgcaattgcacccattgcaccccacccagatccgcccctgtatgGATAAATGAATACATACAAAAGTTGTATCACGCATGAGAAATGTGTCTGACTTTTGAAGTGCTTAGTTTAAAACTGATAATAAGGAAAACCAAGTGCATGACTCTTCGTGGCAGGAGCAAATGCGCAGAAAGGATTACTTGCACTTATGTATATCAACGCTTTGCCCTCAGTTCTGGTAGTAAAACAGCAG
This region of Littorina saxatilis isolate snail1 linkage group LG8, US_GU_Lsax_2.0, whole genome shotgun sequence genomic DNA includes:
- the LOC138973331 gene encoding uncharacterized protein; protein product: MKRRKRVSGKRRRSANGTYRQGRPSRALEEHSQTSEPCTEEITSNARNHSSGSSAPTFEEPLLRPAGKEDVARSRKSRTNNAQPLPLKQEHETEVGTPRITAGKSLTKNVGTPRIHSATSDTNVDTSKADDSAVAANGLTRMTDEDRGEIIIDARVPNAEGCLYGQLDFSGVKPRTSVIKDLPSTDYAQIDFNAPPPPLLEDSD